GACCCTGATCCTCTTGATCATTATCAATTTGCCATTCGTGCAAGCGCAGATACGTGGCGCAAGTTTTCTCAGCCCACTCCACCGCCGATGTATCATGGCATTTGGGCGGCAAGTTTTAAGCGTGATATGAAATTGGAAGGTGACCTGCTTGTTTTAATGCAAAATCTTCGCTGCATAACAACCCAATTGGAGCTTCTCCGTGTCGTCGGAGTTCCAGTTTAAACTAAAAACTTAAAGAGGAGGAAATAAACTATGCCAAAAGCTAAAATTTCACCTGTAACTGGTCGCTATGTCACAATCGAAGTCGATGGAGATGAGTATAAAGTATTTTATTTGGAAAACGGAACAGGACAACCAATTGTCTGTCAGCATACCGCAGGATGTCACAACCATCAATGGCGGGGGCTTCTTGAAGATGAAGAACTCACGCAAAACTATCGTATCATTGCCTATGACCTGCCACGCCACGGAAAATCCGATCCTCCGCTTAACCGCGAGTGGTGGAAGGAAGAGTATAAATTGACTGCTGATTTCTACACCAAATTTATCGTCACCCTTTGTGATGCACTCGAGTTGGAAAGACCCATTTTCATGGGATCATCTTTTGGGGGGAACGTAGCTCTTCAGCTTGCCCTACGCTACCCTGATCGCTTTGAAGCCGTCATTCCTGTAGAAGCTGCCGACTACTCTCCAGGGTTCTATCTTGACTGGTGGCATCATCCGCATGCTAATGCCGCTCAAGTGTGTGCAAGCGGGGTATGGGATTTAATGGCTCCACAATCACCAGATAAAGATCGGTGGGCAACGTGGTTTTATTACTCTCAAGGATCGGAAGCGTTTAAGGGTGATTTGTATTTCTACTCCGTTGATCATGACCTTCGTGGAAAGCTTGATCAAATTCAAGGCGACAAAGTCAAAGTTGTCATGCTCACAGGAGATTACGACTATCTCACCACCCCTGAAGATGGAAGGCGTACCGCAAGCCAAATTAAAAATGCCGAGTTTGTCGAAATGGTTGGCATCGGGCACTTCCCGATGAGTGAAAACCACGAAGTGTTCCGAAAGTACCTAAAACAAGCATTGGATATGATTCGCACGGCAAAGGCGTAAAAAAGAGGCCCACAAATAGCTTGATGTCCCATAAGAGCCATCACGACTTCCCATCGTGGATGGCTCTTTCTAATTTACGAGAATTAGTCTTGACTCAGACTTCATTTTTTCTTGAAGGAAATTGTTTTTTAAGAAGTCTGGTCGTCACCAGCTTCTCGTGGTATGATACTAAAAAACGATTATTTGTTTAATCCTATCAGAATACTAGGTT
The sequence above is a segment of the Effusibacillus dendaii genome. Coding sequences within it:
- a CDS encoding alpha/beta fold hydrolase, which produces MPKAKISPVTGRYVTIEVDGDEYKVFYLENGTGQPIVCQHTAGCHNHQWRGLLEDEELTQNYRIIAYDLPRHGKSDPPLNREWWKEEYKLTADFYTKFIVTLCDALELERPIFMGSSFGGNVALQLALRYPDRFEAVIPVEAADYSPGFYLDWWHHPHANAAQVCASGVWDLMAPQSPDKDRWATWFYYSQGSEAFKGDLYFYSVDHDLRGKLDQIQGDKVKVVMLTGDYDYLTTPEDGRRTASQIKNAEFVEMVGIGHFPMSENHEVFRKYLKQALDMIRTAKA